Within Astyanax mexicanus isolate ESR-SI-001 chromosome 2, AstMex3_surface, whole genome shotgun sequence, the genomic segment ATTTGTGCAGTTGTGGCACCCTGGAGTGGCATACAAAAACACTGTTTTGAGAAAATCTGTTCTTTTATGGGTTCAGAAGTGTACGTGCCTCCATATCTCTAAAGCTGGGGTGGAGTGACTGTCTAACTGTATCATTACCAAATCTCTCCTTAGTCAGGTGTCTGAGAATAGGAAGGCCTTTTCGATTCCATGTTATATGAACTATAACAAAttaagcattatatatatatatatatatataccataattAATCAATTTCAGCTAATTCACTTATGTTTTTAAGGTTCAGTTCAATGTGTTTGTGGTAATGGGGAGGGATGTGTAAAATAGATTTTTGAGCTGAACCATCACTTTAATTTATGTGAAACAAATTTATGTTTATGAGGTCATTAAACCTTCACTTACAAGGTGTGTGGgttgtgtgttttatgtttcaGGTGCTCTACCGTTTGCACTGTGTCAGAAGTACGTGGAGGAGATAGTGCTGGTAACAGATGAGGAAATCAAGTCTGCTGTGTCCACACTCTACAGAGCTGGTCTGGTAGTAGAACCATCAGGTTCTGCTGCTTTTGCTGCTGTCATTAACGGCAGAATACCCAACATCACCGGCAAAACTGTGGTGGTCATTCTGAGTGGAGGAAACATTGGGAAAGATGAGCTCACCAATTTCCCTGACTGAGATAGGAGTTTAAAACATGCATTAATGCATCATCCTAAAATGTGATTTATATGATATTAATTATAGTATaggtataaatattcatgagcaaaagcctAAATTCTATCGTTTCTTCtaacccactcctccactggactaaagcagcgttataccggatcaccaaagcatcattttttttttcataaaaaacaggtcccagggcattcattcatactagagacctcaactagacattttaaaatgaatgaaaaatatgAGACCTTTAAGGCAGAAATACAGTATGCTCGTAATTCAAGTCACTCCTGTGAAAATGCTGCTATAGAAAATAAAGATGTAGCATAAATTATCTGACCTTTGTGTGAGAGCTGCTGTGATGAGCGACAGATGTAGCCGCCACTCAGCAGGAGATCTACTTCTCCtctcattaaaaatgaatggaGCAGAAAGATGAGGGCTGTTTAACCAGAGATACATATAAAAGCTACAAGTTGTAGCTACTGTATTAATACTCGGAAATTTGATGTAGACTGAGTTGTATTTAGAACCTCTTTGCAGTAGAAAGTTGTTTGTGCTACAGTGGGTACCCATACAAAAAAGGAACGATGTaaaatttattcataaaacacatCTGAAATTGgccaaaaatatatgtttttacttgCTGTAATATAATTGCAGGCAGTTTAAAATCGAACTATATTTATAAAGACATGCACATCCATATAGTTGAATCAAGAAACTGGTAAAGAAtggtacagaaaaaaacaagccaACTGCTtataatcagatttatttttaaaaggtaCTGTAGatatttaaacacaaacaaataaattaaaaactaagAAGGCAAAAAGTTTATCCAGGTGAtgacagaagaaccacttttgcttTTTTAGAGAATctttctgaatatatatatattttttaagaaaccCAAAATAATTAATCTGTGGTATCCCTCCAGAAGacctttctctccctttttaaagagtgtgtgtccTGTTAGTGTCCCCTAAGCTATACAACTTCCTTAGCGGCCATTCTGAGAACAACAGCATCCAGAACAGTTCCACACTTCTCCTCCTGCGGGGTGACTTTGTAAAGCTGAAAGGACAAAAACAAAAGCATACACTTTAATATCTCAGTCAGAGAACAGAAACAGATTTATGTAATGGTAGAATGGTGATATGACCACATTTATATTATTGTATGTGACTAGTTAAAGTCCTGCAGGGAACTACTCTAATGgtggaaaaaaactttaaaaaacctattaataatttttaaaaggGAACTACATTGACGTTGTCctgcaaaatatatttaattctaCATTTGACTGACATTTATGTTTGGAAAGAGTGTACATCTggtagttgttctttacattgtttcaaaatttcaagactgttggatcaatagaaatgctccagaatgacTTGGAATTAAATTGACTTGGGATTACATATAGTCATCAATTTAACTGTTTTTAATGAAACAGTTAAAACTATTTGTCTATGTCTAATAGCATTCAGTTTCAATCtaactgaaaaacaaaatatgTCAAACATATTTAGTGTCAAAACATTTTGATGCCACCATATCTGTTACACTACTCACCCTATATATGAACACTGGAATCACACAAAGACAAACCTTTTTAATCTTGGCCATATCACTGAGAGTGGAAATCTGATCAGCTGGAATCTGCTGGCCATCCACCTTAGACGTGACATCATCCTTATTGAAAATGTCCTCTTTATTATGAACGAGGACAACAAGGACGGCGCTGTCACTGTCTGAGACTCCAAACCTCCTAAATGCCTCAGagatctgtaaaaaatattaataatcacaTTAATAATCATAGTAATCACAGTGCTTTATGATTTATGTTAACGGAAAAACTCACGTTGTTGGTGGGTGAGAGACTAAAGATGATCTCAGAGTACAAACTCCTCGTCTTCATTTTCCCAACCTTCTGTAAATGAACTGCCTTATTTGCTGCTACCAGAGTCTGGAACAGGTCCACAACCTTTGGAAGtagaggaaacagagagagatacactTTCAACTACAGTCTAGTcagaattttaatattattactccGCCTTGTTTTTACGCTCATTGTCCACTGTATCGTactttgtcatttatttattgagcaaaatgatccaatatttacggtggccgagaaagcccagcgcagtgcaaattgaaaagcgctgcaaaagcacaaaacacatccatcaaaattacaacacaggcgcagcaaatagaaaaacgcgctgcaaaaagaaaaacgcgctgcaaatacaaccacaacacaacggaagtgagtcacaacacaacagaattttcccgggggaccttaaaagatgctgtaccagctgtatacaaaggacaataagtggcaaacaagcttctgaaaagtaagtttgtttattacctgtgattaccacggttgtgtgcatattattaaaagttctgcttcacaaaacgccttgtttgccacttattgtcctttgtacacatagtgaagtccgagacgttactgaagacgcagcttagctggtacagcatcttttaaggtcccccaggaaaattccgttgtgttgtgactcacttccgttgtgtttgtatttgcagcgcgtttatctatttgctgcgcctgtgttgtaattttgatggatgtgttttgtgcttttgcagcgcttttcaatttgcactgcgttgggctttctcggccaccgtacaatattacatatttgtcagTGGCAAATGTTTGTGAACCTCTAGGGTTAGCAGTTATTTCGAAGGTAAAATTAAGAGTCAGGTGTTTTTAATCAATGCAATGACAATCAGGTGTAAGTGGGCACTCTTTTGTTTAAAGAACAGGGCTCTATCTAAGTCTGCACATCACAACACATGTTTGTGAAAGTGCATCATGGCCCAAAAAAGGAGATTTCTCATCAGGCAGGgatctctaaagagtttggactgTGTACAAACGgaggaaattcaagaccattcttacccttcccaacactggtccaccaacaaagatcactccaagagcaaaGCATGTAATGGaccccacaaaggaccccagggtaacttctaagcaactgaaggcctctctcacattggctaatatTGATGTTTGTAAGTTTAAATGCAAGGTTAAATGGttaaagaaaggaaaacactgcattccagcataagaaccttatccAATCTGTGAAACGTGGtagtggtagcatcatggtttgggcctgttttgctacatcattgatggaacaatgaattctaaattatatcgaataattctaaaggaaaatttcAGGActtctgtccatgaactgaatccTAAGCACACAAGTTGTTTTATTAAAGAATATTTCGAGAGGAATAAAGTTAATCTTTTGGAATAGCCAATTCAAAGTCCTGATCTTAATCCAAAAGAAATGTTGTGAAAGAAACTGAAGCGAGCAGttaatttgtcttttttgtcatttcagccatttctcattttcttaatttggaatttgggagaaatgctgttcgtaattaagaaaataaaacaacaatgttcattttacttaaacatatacctataaacagcatcATCAGAGGAACTgtctctttaattttttccagagctgtatataatagttGATCATTTTccctaaataaacaaattcatatgtataatatatatttttcttttcatctacttttaggactgatGTTTTTGGTCATACTTATGCAGAAATGTAGAAACTGTATAAGGGTTCACAACACTTTTAAGCACAACTGTCGTGTAGGTGTCTAATAAGcctacacagtgtttaaaaactccagcagcactgctgtatctgattcactcactcataccagcacaacacactctactaacacaccaccacccaaATTATACTGTGGTGGtctatacagagaaacagatacaggattacagtctgtgattatagtCTTTATACTGTCTTTAACGTTACCATGCTGGGGTTAATCAGAGCTCCGGGTATCTGTCCCTCCATTGCCATCTTTCTCAGCTCTGCGCAGTTTTTCACATCTCTGAACAGCAGCTGAGTGACTGACTGATCGGGGAAGAGCTCTAAATCCTGAGTTAACTGCATCTCCagccttaaataaaataaaaacactcctGGTTTACTAAACTAACCAAACTACAGCTAGCTAACCCTAGCTTACTACACGAGTGCACGAGACCAGGACAATAATATTGTAACACCCTCAGCACTGTGCTACGCTAGCTTGATAACTAACGTTCCGAGTATCAaagtagctagctggctatgtCTAATACGTTTAAACGCGATGTAATCGGtattaaatcatttatatacataaatattatatTCTCATACATCACAATTTTTAATTGTGTTGTAAAAGATAAACTGTAAACCATACGGAACGTCTGCTCCCGTGCTCAGGTTTCCGTCTGTCAGGTTGTAACCGTCGCTCCGCTCTCCGCTGGCTCGCTGCAGTATGCAGGCGGGTAAAAACATATTTCCCGCTAAAACTGGAGAGTTCATTGGGTTATGACTAAACGGGATTATTGGTAGACAACCCCGGGGAACGAATCTGCAATTTACATTAGGCTGTAGGACGGTTAATAGAGAGAAAAGCGATGTTAGAGCGGGCGGAGTGCTACGCCTTCACGGCGCTGTGCAGCGTCAACTTCTTCATATCGTGTTTAATCTTCTCCTCTGTGAGCCGAGAGCAGAGAGAGCCTTATATGGACGAGATCTTCCACATCCCACAGGCTCAGAAATACTGCCAGGGCAAGTTCAACCAGGTGAGGACAGACTCACACATAGGCTGGAGCATCTAATCTGACATATAACCACATATAAAGGCATCATATGGGTGTGTTGAGAGCCTTACAGCTATCTACATAGATGTGTAGCTAGATATTGGTCTTATATGGGTGTTTACAGAGACTCATAACTACATAGAGCTACATAGGTGTGTAGCTAGGTATTGATCTTATATGGGTGTATACACAGAGTACAAATGTAAAGTGTAAATTAAAGACATgaatgttcagcacctccaggaactaaTTCACAATGCTAAGAAAACTCATgaacctcatgaagacactgagattaaaataccaagagtgtgcagatatgtcctcaaagctaaatgtaaaacatatcaTAACATATttcttatttacaaaaataattcCACACAGTTCCTGTAGAGCcttaatatagtcttcaaaattacatttacaatgtaaaaattaataaaaaggaagtgaacacattgaatgaggcctgtccaaacttttaactggtactgtatacaggaCATTATGTGGAAGTACACAGGACATTGGTTGAGTGTATGCAGAATATCACATATACAGGGCATCACGGATGTATATAGGACATCACATTGTATATAGGGATCATCGCATGCATGTATACATGGTATATGCACTGTGGCTTTATATGCACAGGGCTTCGCCTGGTTGTTTACAGGACTTCATATATACAGAGCATCACTCGAGTGTGTACAGAGCATCATATATTGAGAATTGTGTGTATACCAGGGCATCACATGTGCATAGCATAACAATTGTACATGGGGTTTCACATAGTTCTGTTTAGAGCATAATTCTTGGTATCACATGGATGTATAGAGGATATCACATGGGTgtacatatactagtgcatctaaaaaaaaatgaatatcttgTTGCTGGTAATGTGGAtaacaatgaaaataaataaataattgatcacaaaaaaattgaatatcattaaaaagttactttatttcagtaattcagttcaaaacgagAAATGAATGtataacacagagtgatctatttatgcgttaatttattttattgttgatgattttagcttacagacaatgaaaacgcaagtatcagtgtctcagaaaatttcaatattttataagaccaattgatacttttggtagtgtgggcagtttgccatgTTCTGCTGAAAAACAGAAATCTGCATCTGTGCTTGGAGGTATATACAGAGCATCACTTGGGTGTAGACAGTATTTAAGGACGAGCTTTGGTTCAGTTTCGATGATTTGCATTTTGTTCTAATtctgtaataaagtaataaatgcattttaaataaatgtaaatatataatgtatattttcttttcattttgttaGTGGGATCCCATGATCACTACACTGCCTGGCCTGTATCTGCTGTCTGTGGGAGTGATTAAACCAGTGGTATGGCTGGCAGACTTCTCTGGGGCGGTGGTGTGCTCCACTGCCATGCTGCGCTTTATCAACCTGCTGTTTAACTGTGGGAACCTCTACATCCTCTATCTCATCATCTGCAGGCTACACTTTAAGGACAAGGTGATAATTAAGTGTTAATTTTTGTCGTATTTTCCTGAATTATCTCAATAATATTAGCTATTGTGTATTTTTAGATATGTCTGGATATGGCTGATATTTGAACTAATATTCCATTATGTGTAGGACCCTTTTATCAGTGCAAACCATTTAacctgttttaatatatataatattaacttATCATTAATCTACACTACatttgacaaaagtattgggatgatttttttctttataatataaaaaaaacagaggagtTTCCTTCTTTTGCTGGAGTAATTGTCTCTTCTGTTCAGGGAAGACTTTACTAGATTTGGGTGACtactgtgaggatttgtttgCAATTAGCAAACAAGAGAATTAGTAGAGTAAGGGTGATGGATGATCTCCTCTCCACTCCACCCCACCTCATCATCCTCACATCACAAACTTAGTCCaagagtattggatggagctccatcattccagagaacatggCCAGCCTgtggtagaaaaaaaaataaaggaccaTTTAAATTTATGAGTTTAAACTTAAAGGTTCTTTGcaattatttgtggtctgaaagatattttttgttatttcagccatttctcattttctgcaaataaatgctctacatgacaatatttttatttggaatttgggagaaatgttgtgtgtagtttatagaataaaacaacgatgttaattttactcaaacatatacctgtaaatagctaaatcagagaaactgattcaaaactgaagtggtctcttatttttttttgtagagctgtatatttacctACACTGCCTTCTCAGGTTCTCACCACAGTGTCGCTtatcttctctttcttctctagTCCCGCTTGGCTGCTCGGAGAGTTCTCTCAGCCCTGACCCTGTCCACCTTCCCTGTGCTCTACTTCTTCACCTTCCTCTACTACACCGACGCCGGCTCCACCTTCTTCACCCTCTTCGCCTACCTCATGTGTCTCTACGGGTGTCACAAAGCCTCGGCCCTGCTGGGAATCTGCGCCATCCTTTTCCGACAGACCAACGTCATCTGGGTTGCGTTCTGCGCCAGCACGGTGGTGGCTCAGAAGATGGACGAGGCGTGGCGGGTGGAGCAGTCAAAGAAGAGGGATGAGAAGACCCCCTCTCAGGTCCCACTGTCTGTCAGTGGCGTGAGGAGGGTAGTgaattttttgttgtattattttacgACACCGGCCAATGTGAAGACGGTGATCTTGGTGGCATGGCCGTATGGCTTAGTCGGTGCTGGTTTCGTTACGTTTGTGGTGCTGAATAATGGAATTGTGGTTGGGGACAGGACTAGTCACGAGGCTTGTCTGAACTTCCCTcagcttttttatttcttctcctTCACGCTGGTCTTCTCGCTTCCCGCCTCACTTTGCTACCACAGGCTGGTCAGGTTCGTACAGTCTCTGAGAAAGCACCCCTTCTTGTTTCTGCTGATGGCAGCTCTGTTCTTGCTGCTGATCTGGAAGTTCACTTACGTCCACAAGTACTTGCTGGCGGATAACAGGCATTTTCCTTTCTATGTCTGGAAGCGGATCTTCCAGAAGCACCATTTGATCCGGTTCCTCCTTGTTCCTGGCTATTTGTTTGCAGCCTGGAACTTTTACGACACTCTAAAGTTCAAGTCGCTGTTTTGGCTCTTAGCACTTTCTGTATGTTTACTGGCAGCTACAGTTCCTCAGAAACTGCTGGAATTCCGCTATTTCATCCTGCCGTATCTCCTCTACAGAGTACACATCCCTCTTCCATCTCTTCCTAGACTGCTGCTCGAATTTGCTCTCTACACAGCAGTCAACGCAGCCACGCTCTACATATTCATCTACAAGACATTTCACTGGCCTGATAGCTCTGCAGTGCAGAGATTCATGTGGTGAAATTTGAACACTGTAATCAGTtcacttcttttttcttttttttttggtactgaagatcaggaaaagaaaaaaaagaaatgactcccttttttttcctttttccccaCGGCTCTCACCAGGTACCAGGTACCTTCCTACTGCAGAATCATGTCAGCAGAAGAACATTCGAAAACCAAAAGAGACATTGAATATGTATTACAGCAGTTTTCTTTTGTTCTCAGTCTTTGTCCTGAAGTACCACATATATTAAACTGTGTTCAAACTGCAGGCAAATGTACTTTACttgattttatttcttaaatcAGATAAAAATAAGTTGAGATTAGTGTTGCTCCGATTTGACTGATGCTCTACTTGTATTGGTACAGTTACTGGCACTGCACACACCATATCATTCTCATCAGTAAAGAGCACTGATACTATGAAGCCGTTACtgacacacatttttttataactCCGAAAGTTTTCGAATTTGCAGTTACTCAACCATTAAATGCTGTTCTTTCAAAATTGTATATCTTTTTTGAGATATAAAATACTACATGTACCCAAAATAAAACTATGGACTGTAAAatataatgctaaaaaaaaaaactctgaagtaATTTAATCAGAGTTTGTATTGATATTGCTACTCAGTACTCAGTATTTACTACCCCCATTGATTGTCCACATGTTAATTGCAGTTGTTCAGATCAGATTTGCCTGTCTGAACATCACAAGTGTATCTGTACGAGTTTGACATCAGTAAGGCAATGGTCACACACAAGGTAAATGCAGCCCAAATATGATCTTTTATGCCAAATGTGACACAGGTATTTCGTTTGGGTGGCTTGGTACTAAAATCCGGTGCATATCCGACTTTGAAGGCATAAAAATAGGCTACAAGTATAGTGGAAAATGGCTGTGAGTAAACGAGAAAATAATCAGTAATACTAGAATTAGACTCATGTCTCAGCCTTGTGGTGTTCTTAATAATTTGGCTGAACGTGGCTATAG encodes:
- the tprkb gene encoding EKC/KEOPS complex subunit TPRKB isoform X2, producing MQLTQDLELFPDQSVTQLLFRDVKNCAELRKMAMEGQIPGALINPSMVVDLFQTLVAANKAVHLQKVGKMKTRSLYSEIIFSLSPTNNISEAFRRFGVSDSDSAVLVVLVHNKEDIFNKDDVTSKVDGQQIPADQISTLSDMAKIKKLYKVTPQEEKCGTVLDAVVLRMAAKEVV
- the tprkb gene encoding EKC/KEOPS complex subunit TPRKB isoform X1; this encodes MQCFPFFNHLTLHLNLQTSILANVREAFSCLEVTLGSFVGSITCFALGVIFVGGPVLGRVVDLFQTLVAANKAVHLQKVGKMKTRSLYSEIIFSLSPTNNISEAFRRFGVSDSDSAVLVVLVHNKEDIFNKDDVTSKVDGQQIPADQISTLSDMAKIKKLYKVTPQEEKCGTVLDAVVLRMAAKEVV
- the alg10 gene encoding dol-P-Glc:Glc(2)Man(9)GlcNAc(2)-PP-Dol alpha-1,2-glucosyltransferase, which translates into the protein MLERAECYAFTALCSVNFFISCLIFSSVSREQREPYMDEIFHIPQAQKYCQGKFNQWDPMITTLPGLYLLSVGVIKPVVWLADFSGAVVCSTAMLRFINLLFNCGNLYILYLIICRLHFKDKSRLAARRVLSALTLSTFPVLYFFTFLYYTDAGSTFFTLFAYLMCLYGCHKASALLGICAILFRQTNVIWVAFCASTVVAQKMDEAWRVEQSKKRDEKTPSQVPLSVSGVRRVVNFLLYYFTTPANVKTVILVAWPYGLVGAGFVTFVVLNNGIVVGDRTSHEACLNFPQLFYFFSFTLVFSLPASLCYHRLVRFVQSLRKHPFLFLLMAALFLLLIWKFTYVHKYLLADNRHFPFYVWKRIFQKHHLIRFLLVPGYLFAAWNFYDTLKFKSLFWLLALSVCLLAATVPQKLLEFRYFILPYLLYRVHIPLPSLPRLLLEFALYTAVNAATLYIFIYKTFHWPDSSAVQRFMW